The following are encoded together in the Prosthecobacter sp. SYSU 5D2 genome:
- a CDS encoding protein kinase, whose protein sequence is MDSPSPSGFGKVAAPRSAEVTSHTLHPGTGTGGGDMDFDQTIKFKTPGSGMTVFNRYKLERVLGRGGMGVVWLADDLKLERPVALKFLPSLIGLDPAAVKELKTETRRGLELSHPHIVRIYDFVDDEDAAAISMEFVDGKTLSELRMATENGVFTVDDISRWLLGVCDALDYAHFQRKLIHRDLKPANIMLAGKDQVAKIADFGIARSLSDTMSRLSAAHIGTSGTLPYMSPQQAMGERPQPTDDVYSLGATIYELLSGKPPFYRGDLPTQINSKIPPTVQERRQELEINVKEPIPKLWEETLAACLHKEPTMRPSCAGVMAEMLGLKPSTVSVRTGTYAATAASRSMPEKAATRAPMIAAAATILVGAGAAAWYLMSTPPVDAAAETTAPVVAEDRSKKTENQTSEENAPAGGLVITASETEETADLPATTGPVAVTDTGDASPMPATVPAASPTVAAVNTPAAETPPASSPATETPAEPATGASTVPMTAVQAATPDATAPAPFIGGIPAVENPPAAPNANTSDAPPATTAAVTDAGSPVMPPATTGAAGTPPAPGELTLTPDPATATSGALAAMAPVATPGAPAADPNLPPMPPGYEAPPTGLPLTQPDVPQPASGFWTIEQVFPVLPYASYSAKGKRHLLYRTQTVLKEAGLYKSTLDGAAGSGTHSAIVIFQVRNNLIPNGLLDLPTLAALNLSAEPDKPDWAPSYSSGSSSGYRKRTPPKEEPGFFQKTGDTFKRIFK, encoded by the coding sequence ATGGATAGCCCGTCTCCATCAGGTTTTGGCAAAGTGGCCGCTCCGCGTTCTGCGGAAGTGACGTCGCACACTCTCCATCCCGGCACCGGCACAGGCGGCGGGGACATGGACTTTGACCAGACCATCAAGTTTAAAACGCCGGGCAGCGGCATGACGGTCTTTAACCGCTACAAGCTGGAGCGGGTGCTGGGACGGGGCGGCATGGGCGTGGTGTGGCTGGCGGATGACCTGAAGCTGGAGCGGCCCGTGGCGCTGAAATTTCTGCCCAGCCTCATCGGCCTGGACCCGGCAGCGGTGAAGGAGCTGAAGACGGAGACCCGGCGCGGCCTGGAGCTTTCCCATCCGCACATCGTGCGCATCTATGACTTTGTGGATGATGAGGATGCGGCGGCGATTTCTATGGAGTTTGTGGATGGCAAGACGCTGTCCGAGCTGCGCATGGCCACAGAAAACGGTGTTTTTACTGTGGATGACATCTCCCGCTGGCTACTGGGCGTGTGCGATGCGCTGGACTATGCCCACTTTCAGCGCAAGCTGATCCACCGGGACCTGAAGCCCGCTAACATCATGCTGGCCGGCAAGGACCAGGTGGCGAAGATCGCCGACTTTGGAATCGCCCGCAGTCTTTCAGATACGATGAGCCGGCTGTCCGCTGCGCACATCGGCACCAGCGGCACGCTGCCCTACATGAGCCCGCAGCAGGCAATGGGGGAGCGTCCGCAGCCGACGGATGACGTGTATTCCCTGGGGGCGACGATTTATGAGCTGCTCTCCGGCAAGCCGCCTTTTTACCGGGGTGACCTGCCCACCCAGATCAACTCCAAAATTCCGCCCACGGTCCAGGAGCGCCGCCAGGAGCTGGAAATCAACGTCAAGGAACCCATTCCAAAGCTTTGGGAGGAGACCCTGGCCGCCTGCCTTCACAAGGAGCCGACCATGCGCCCAAGCTGTGCCGGAGTGATGGCGGAAATGCTGGGACTGAAGCCGTCCACCGTCTCTGTCCGCACGGGCACCTACGCCGCCACAGCAGCTTCCCGCAGCATGCCGGAAAAAGCGGCCACCCGCGCGCCCATGATCGCCGCTGCCGCCACCATCCTGGTGGGAGCGGGAGCCGCTGCCTGGTATTTGATGAGCACGCCGCCCGTGGATGCTGCGGCTGAAACCACCGCCCCGGTGGTGGCCGAGGACAGATCCAAAAAGACTGAAAACCAGACTTCTGAGGAGAATGCTCCCGCAGGCGGTCTGGTGATCACTGCGAGCGAAACGGAAGAGACCGCTGATCTGCCCGCAACAACCGGCCCCGTCGCAGTCACTGACACAGGTGATGCGTCCCCGATGCCAGCCACCGTTCCAGCCGCCAGCCCCACCGTGGCTGCGGTGAATACACCGGCGGCAGAGACACCTCCTGCATCCTCCCCGGCCACAGAAACTCCAGCAGAGCCTGCAACCGGAGCCAGCACAGTGCCGATGACCGCAGTCCAGGCAGCCACGCCTGACGCCACTGCGCCAGCCCCATTTATCGGGGGAATCCCGGCTGTGGAGAATCCGCCCGCTGCTCCCAATGCCAACACCTCCGACGCCCCTCCGGCAACGACAGCAGCAGTGACAGATGCTGGTTCACCGGTCATGCCGCCTGCCACAACCGGCGCGGCAGGAACACCGCCTGCCCCAGGTGAGCTGACGCTGACGCCGGATCCAGCCACGGCCACCTCTGGCGCACTAGCCGCCATGGCCCCGGTGGCCACGCCTGGAGCACCTGCTGCCGATCCCAATCTGCCGCCGATGCCTCCTGGATATGAGGCCCCGCCAACCGGACTGCCACTGACGCAGCCGGACGTGCCGCAGCCGGCGTCTGGTTTTTGGACCATCGAGCAGGTTTTTCCTGTGCTGCCGTATGCCTCCTACTCCGCCAAAGGCAAACGCCACCTGCTGTACCGCACGCAGACGGTGCTGAAAGAGGCAGGCCTTTATAAATCCACCCTGGACGGGGCGGCTGGGTCAGGCACTCACAGTGCCATCGTGATATTCCAGGTGCGCAACAATCTCATCCCGAACGGCCTCCTGGATCTGCCCACTCTTGCCGCTTTGAACCTTTCCGCCGAGCCGGACAAACCTGACTGGGCCCCTTCTTACAGCAGCGGCAGTTCCTCCGGTTATCGCAAGCGCACTCCGCCCAAAGAGGAACCCGGCTTCTTCCAGAAAACGGGCGATACCTTCAAACGCATTTTCAAGTAA
- a CDS encoding sulfatase — MIRTAFLLVIGLASLLAAGISPAAEAPPNHLLIITTDDMSCDSVGVYGCKLPGTTPHMDALAGQGMRFAQAHVVVGNCMPSRNVMWSGRYPHNTGIQGFSALPKEQVKYPVLGDLMKAGGWFTGIRGKVPHSTPYVPYPWDIVLDTDNEGNKVHPKDAPSYAASLRQGIAAAKEAGKPFCLMMNVADPHKPFYAEGKGGAMVPDAHVPSKVFTPEEVPVPGFLHDDPIIRKELAHYYSSVRRADDCVGAILKALQESGQADRTVILFLSDHGMPLPFAKTQLYHHSSRTPLMIVWPGVTRPGSVDEDHLVSAVDLLPTLLEITGQPLPEGMDGRSFAPVLKGEKQAGRDMVFKSYHENSGGQRTPMRAVQTKDFLYLFNPWSNGTRIMSGATMGTSTYRQMRALAAKDETIAARVALFENRTPEELYDIRYDADALTNLVDLPAHAAQRSTLETALEEWMARTGDPLLEVFRKRDDPAFREAWMQDLEKTTVSRKARKAAAGASKKAVNAPNKKNAKGASKTGLKTPDGPPLIQMQVPEAVHPGQPAIVKVSHDFPAALGEKTVLVTLKGGDGSRIERKTLKASGKGILEVTFTLPATLDVRQVNFAALVGENIQSALQHLQSANIPAGE; from the coding sequence ATGATCCGCACCGCATTCCTCCTTGTCATCGGCCTCGCCAGCCTGCTCGCCGCCGGCATCTCCCCGGCGGCGGAGGCCCCGCCTAACCATCTGCTCATCATCACCACGGATGACATGAGCTGCGATTCCGTCGGCGTTTACGGCTGCAAGCTCCCTGGCACCACTCCGCACATGGATGCGCTGGCAGGGCAGGGGATGCGCTTTGCCCAGGCCCACGTGGTGGTGGGAAACTGCATGCCCTCCCGCAATGTCATGTGGTCTGGCAGATACCCGCATAACACCGGTATCCAGGGTTTTTCCGCTCTGCCCAAAGAGCAGGTCAAATACCCCGTGCTGGGGGATCTCATGAAGGCCGGCGGCTGGTTCACCGGCATCCGGGGAAAGGTCCCCCACTCCACCCCCTACGTGCCTTATCCCTGGGACATCGTGCTGGATACCGATAACGAAGGCAATAAAGTGCACCCGAAGGACGCCCCCTCCTATGCCGCCTCCCTGCGGCAGGGCATCGCCGCCGCCAAAGAGGCCGGCAAACCCTTCTGCCTCATGATGAATGTGGCCGATCCTCACAAACCCTTTTATGCCGAGGGCAAAGGCGGTGCCATGGTGCCAGATGCGCACGTTCCCTCCAAGGTCTTCACGCCCGAGGAAGTACCCGTCCCCGGCTTCCTGCATGACGACCCCATCATCCGCAAGGAACTGGCCCATTATTACTCCTCCGTCCGCCGCGCGGATGACTGCGTGGGCGCCATTCTCAAGGCGCTCCAGGAATCTGGTCAGGCGGACCGCACCGTGATCCTGTTTTTGTCAGACCACGGCATGCCGCTGCCCTTTGCCAAAACCCAGCTTTACCATCACAGCTCCCGCACGCCCCTCATGATCGTCTGGCCGGGAGTCACGCGTCCCGGCAGCGTGGATGAAGACCACCTCGTCTCCGCCGTGGACCTCCTGCCCACCCTGCTGGAGATCACCGGCCAGCCGCTGCCGGAGGGCATGGACGGCCGCTCTTTCGCTCCCGTTCTCAAAGGGGAAAAACAGGCCGGGCGTGACATGGTCTTTAAATCCTACCATGAAAACTCCGGTGGCCAGCGCACGCCCATGCGTGCCGTGCAGACGAAGGACTTTCTCTACCTCTTCAATCCCTGGTCCAACGGTACACGCATCATGAGCGGTGCTACCATGGGCACGTCCACCTACCGCCAGATGCGCGCACTGGCCGCCAAGGACGAGACCATTGCCGCCCGCGTCGCCCTATTTGAAAATCGTACGCCAGAGGAGCTTTACGACATCCGCTACGATGCCGATGCCCTGACCAACCTCGTGGACCTGCCCGCCCATGCAGCCCAGCGCAGCACCCTGGAGACCGCCTTGGAAGAATGGATGGCCCGCACCGGTGACCCGCTCCTGGAAGTCTTCCGCAAACGTGACGATCCTGCCTTCCGCGAGGCCTGGATGCAGGACCTGGAAAAAACCACGGTCAGCCGCAAGGCCCGCAAAGCCGCCGCCGGTGCGAGCAAAAAGGCTGTCAATGCGCCTAACAAAAAGAACGCCAAGGGTGCTTCCAAAACCGGTCTGAAGACCCCTGACGGCCCGCCCCTCATCCAGATGCAGGTGCCGGAGGCCGTCCACCCTGGCCAGCCCGCCATCGTCAAAGTCAGCCATGACTTCCCCGCAGCCCTGGGAGAGAAAACCGTCCTCGTCACCCTCAAAGGCGGGGATGGCAGCCGCATTGAGAGGAAAACGCTCAAGGCAAGCGGGAAGGGAATTTTGGAAGTCACCTTCACCCTTCCGGCCACCCTGGACGTCAGGCAGGTGAACTTTGCCGCCCTTGTGGGTGAAAACATCCAGTCGGCCCTCCAGCACCTGCAAAGCGCCAACATTCCAGCCGGCGAATAG
- a CDS encoding EF-hand domain-containing protein yields MKNTFVKSLLIAGLACTPLMLSAQTKGGTASGAGPASGTESGTNAGEAARPAADRKHDADKTDAAKNTPDRARNNAAMFDRLDVNKDGSISREEFSKMGAQRERPNKNRNNTERPGRERVNPKADTDAATDRPATDVKDKDVKETTTPSAEAATRSTGTTGGTGSSASGAGQSGSANSGTGVRPQ; encoded by the coding sequence ATGAAAAATACCTTCGTTAAATCTCTGCTCATCGCAGGCCTGGCCTGCACACCCCTGATGCTTTCCGCACAGACCAAAGGCGGCACCGCCAGCGGTGCTGGTCCGGCCTCCGGAACTGAAAGCGGCACCAATGCCGGCGAGGCCGCCCGCCCTGCCGCCGATCGCAAACACGATGCAGACAAGACCGATGCAGCCAAAAACACCCCGGACCGCGCCCGCAACAACGCTGCCATGTTTGACCGCCTGGATGTCAACAAGGACGGCAGCATCAGCCGTGAAGAATTCTCCAAAATGGGCGCCCAGCGTGAACGGCCTAACAAGAACCGAAACAATACGGAACGTCCTGGCCGTGAGCGTGTGAACCCCAAGGCAGACACTGACGCCGCCACGGACCGTCCAGCCACCGATGTCAAAGACAAGGACGTGAAGGAAACCACCACACCCTCCGCTGAGGCCGCCACCCGCAGCACAGGCACCACTGGCGGCACCGGCAGCAGTGCCAGCGGTGCCGGCCAGAGCGGCAGCGCCAACAGCGGCACCGGCGTCCGCCCCCAGTAA
- a CDS encoding GNAT family N-acetyltransferase — MKAPVPCVRLPVAYTSPMVHPACEVAWRGAPWAMAFDPHRELHFSLEDGTPLSVRSIRPEDRDFIAEAFRRLSPEARYFRFWTRVRELNPKLIDSICSPDQKDHVAWVARHQTREDIPGIGGGSFWRLKDDPQAAEISFTVADEFQGKGVGTLLLAVLWEHALTLGITRFVGHVLHENVSMRAWWDALGAMEQEAPRHWLTTLVLDEALLENNHAGNGLRLRLAQVRTWMSEPDAAAAVE, encoded by the coding sequence ATGAAAGCACCCGTACCCTGCGTGCGTCTTCCAGTGGCGTACACCTCCCCGATGGTGCATCCCGCTTGTGAAGTCGCCTGGCGTGGCGCACCATGGGCCATGGCTTTTGACCCGCATCGTGAGCTCCATTTTTCGCTGGAGGACGGCACGCCGCTGAGCGTGCGGTCCATCCGGCCGGAGGACCGTGATTTCATTGCGGAGGCCTTTCGCCGGCTGTCGCCGGAGGCACGGTACTTCCGCTTCTGGACGCGGGTGCGGGAGCTGAATCCGAAGCTGATTGATTCCATCTGCTCCCCGGACCAGAAGGACCACGTCGCCTGGGTGGCCAGGCATCAAACGCGGGAGGACATTCCAGGCATCGGCGGAGGCTCGTTCTGGCGGTTGAAGGATGATCCGCAGGCGGCGGAGATTTCCTTCACCGTGGCGGATGAGTTTCAGGGAAAAGGCGTGGGCACGCTGCTGCTGGCGGTGCTTTGGGAGCATGCTTTGACGCTGGGAATCACCCGTTTTGTCGGCCATGTGCTGCATGAAAATGTCTCCATGCGTGCCTGGTGGGATGCGCTGGGGGCCATGGAGCAGGAGGCGCCGCGCCACTGGCTCACCACGCTGGTTTTGGATGAGGCTCTGCTGGAAAACAATCACGCGGGTAACGGTCTGCGCCTCCGCCTCGCCCAGGTGCGGACCTGGATGAGTGAACCGGATGCCGCTGCGGCTGTTGAATAA
- a CDS encoding gluconate:H+ symporter translates to MTPESIQLLYLSIGSVAVLVILIAWLRMNAFLALLLASMVMGIGSGMETMKMVKAFEGGMGGTLGGIAGILGLGTILGGLLAASGGAEVLAKALINLFGPKRVHWCLMVLALLIGLTTWFAVGLVMLLPILLTLAKETKEPFLKLAIPMLAVLSIMHGVMPPHPGPVVALQALGADLGKVMLWGLLAAVPVAAISGPIFARWAVRHVQVIAPEPPPIDPSMANRRLPSLAVTVAVLTVPIFLLMTQTAAELLEENPEHIMRQITAVIGNPTVALGISVIFAGLVFRFSRSESLKIGEKAIAAVGMTLLVVGGGGGFKGVLEASGAANAIGDMAQAAHLPPLVFGWVCAAMVRVATGSATVAIVTASGLVAPLVIGNPDVNPELVVVGIGCGSLFLSHLNDAGFWIVKETLGMTVGQTLRTWTVTETLVGITGLFVAWGLDMIF, encoded by the coding sequence GTGACTCCCGAATCCATCCAACTTCTGTATCTTTCCATCGGCTCCGTGGCCGTGCTCGTCATCCTCATCGCCTGGCTGCGGATGAATGCTTTTCTGGCTCTGCTGCTGGCCTCCATGGTCATGGGGATAGGCTCGGGCATGGAGACGATGAAGATGGTGAAGGCCTTTGAAGGCGGCATGGGCGGCACTCTGGGCGGCATCGCCGGGATTTTGGGCCTGGGCACCATTTTAGGTGGCCTGCTGGCGGCATCGGGAGGTGCGGAGGTGCTGGCCAAGGCGCTGATTAATCTCTTCGGTCCCAAGCGCGTTCACTGGTGTCTCATGGTGCTGGCTTTGCTTATCGGTCTCACCACCTGGTTTGCCGTGGGCCTGGTGATGCTGCTGCCCATCCTGCTGACATTGGCCAAGGAAACCAAGGAGCCGTTTTTGAAACTGGCCATCCCCATGCTGGCCGTGCTGTCCATCATGCACGGTGTCATGCCGCCGCATCCGGGGCCAGTGGTGGCCCTGCAGGCGCTGGGCGCGGACCTGGGCAAGGTCATGCTTTGGGGCCTGCTCGCCGCCGTGCCGGTGGCCGCCATTTCGGGGCCCATCTTCGCGCGCTGGGCCGTGCGCCATGTTCAGGTCATCGCCCCGGAGCCGCCGCCGATTGATCCCTCCATGGCCAACCGCCGCCTGCCGTCCCTGGCCGTCACCGTGGCTGTGCTCACGGTGCCCATTTTCCTGCTTATGACCCAGACGGCGGCCGAGCTGCTGGAGGAGAACCCTGAGCATATCATGCGCCAGATCACCGCCGTCATTGGCAATCCCACCGTGGCCCTGGGCATCTCCGTCATCTTTGCCGGCCTGGTCTTCCGGTTCAGCCGCAGCGAGTCGCTGAAGATTGGAGAAAAGGCCATCGCTGCGGTGGGCATGACGCTGCTCGTGGTGGGCGGTGGTGGCGGATTCAAAGGTGTGCTGGAGGCCAGTGGCGCTGCGAATGCCATTGGCGACATGGCCCAGGCGGCGCACCTGCCGCCGCTGGTGTTTGGCTGGGTTTGCGCTGCGATGGTGCGCGTAGCCACCGGCTCCGCCACGGTCGCCATTGTCACCGCCAGCGGCTTGGTGGCCCCCCTCGTCATTGGCAATCCGGATGTCAATCCGGAGCTGGTTGTCGTCGGCATCGGCTGCGGATCGCTGTTCCTTTCGCACCTGAACGATGCCGGTTTCTGGATCGTCAAAGAGACCCTCGGCATGACCGTCGGCCAGACGCTCCGCACCTGGACGGTTACGGAGACACTGGTCGGCATCACCGGCCTGTTTGTGGCCTGGGGCCTGGACATGATTTTTTAA
- a CDS encoding serine hydrolase domain-containing protein, with product MRLLLSLLLFAQTLAFAADRPLAEVAEEAAKKLKAGGIATGESVDGKVTLAGFASPKEKKEDYEGKVLFEIGSITKVFTGLLLAQAVVEGKVTLDTPIAKLLDAKLEFKDPRIAAITLKQLSTHTSGLPRLPGNHGAGVREGDPYAAYDEKLMVEFLTQARLKGEAPFPCSYSNLGVGLLGHLLGKVYSMSWEDAVVKKICVPLGLQDTRMTITGSKLPLAPPNQEEKRVKSWHFDAVAGAGALRSTTADLVKFGQALAKPESTPLAQAIALAMQPHAETEVGGHIGLGPFIGKQYGQTSWTHSGGTGGYRTGLQVIPEKNIVRVTLINNTQMDGMSVISQTHVEPPRVMPKEVTLGAAVMQEYPGVYEMGPDSKFTMLMHEGQLWGRLTGQSFLPMFAKEKDHFFLKVVNAEIRFNREEDRVKSLTLFQNGREKVWRRTEAPAPKITLHTAEELKPYAGTYFVLGMKKMALTVRGRTLYAQMEDQGAAPVFDMGGERFEFDVVEAALVFNRNADGKILGLTLLQNGLVLPAVKEVKKK from the coding sequence ATGCGCCTTTTATTGTCCTTACTTCTCTTCGCTCAGACGCTGGCATTCGCTGCGGACCGGCCACTGGCAGAGGTGGCGGAGGAAGCCGCCAAGAAACTGAAGGCGGGCGGCATCGCCACCGGGGAGAGCGTTGACGGGAAAGTGACCCTGGCAGGTTTTGCCTCGCCCAAGGAGAAGAAGGAGGACTACGAAGGGAAGGTGCTGTTTGAGATAGGCTCCATCACCAAGGTCTTCACCGGGCTGCTGCTGGCACAGGCGGTGGTGGAGGGGAAGGTGACGCTGGACACGCCCATCGCGAAGCTGCTGGATGCGAAGCTGGAGTTTAAAGATCCGCGTATCGCCGCCATCACGCTGAAACAGCTCTCCACGCATACCAGTGGCCTGCCGCGGCTGCCGGGAAATCACGGCGCCGGGGTGCGCGAGGGTGATCCGTATGCGGCCTATGACGAGAAGCTGATGGTGGAATTTCTGACCCAGGCCAGGCTCAAAGGCGAAGCGCCATTTCCATGCAGCTATTCCAATCTGGGCGTGGGCCTGCTGGGGCATCTGCTGGGTAAAGTCTATAGCATGAGCTGGGAAGATGCGGTGGTAAAAAAAATCTGCGTGCCGCTGGGACTGCAGGACACGCGCATGACCATCACAGGGAGCAAGCTGCCACTGGCCCCGCCTAACCAAGAAGAGAAACGGGTGAAGTCGTGGCACTTCGATGCCGTGGCCGGTGCGGGAGCGCTGAGGTCCACGACGGCCGATTTGGTGAAATTTGGCCAGGCATTGGCAAAGCCAGAAAGCACGCCGCTGGCGCAGGCGATTGCCCTGGCCATGCAGCCGCACGCGGAGACGGAGGTTGGTGGCCACATCGGCCTGGGGCCGTTCATTGGCAAACAATACGGCCAGACCTCCTGGACCCACAGCGGCGGCACCGGCGGCTACCGCACGGGTCTGCAGGTGATCCCGGAAAAGAACATCGTGCGGGTGACGCTCATCAATAACACGCAGATGGACGGCATGAGCGTCATCTCACAGACCCATGTGGAACCGCCCCGGGTGATGCCCAAGGAGGTGACGCTGGGGGCGGCGGTGATGCAGGAGTATCCGGGGGTGTATGAGATGGGTCCTGATTCAAAATTCACCATGCTGATGCATGAAGGCCAGCTCTGGGGCCGGCTGACGGGCCAGTCTTTCCTGCCGATGTTTGCCAAAGAGAAGGACCATTTTTTTCTGAAGGTGGTGAATGCAGAGATCCGCTTTAACCGGGAGGAGGACCGGGTGAAGTCCCTGACACTGTTTCAAAACGGCCGTGAAAAGGTGTGGCGGAGGACGGAGGCGCCGGCTCCAAAAATCACCCTGCACACGGCGGAGGAGCTGAAGCCCTATGCAGGCACCTACTTTGTGTTAGGTATGAAAAAGATGGCGCTGACGGTGCGCGGACGCACACTCTACGCGCAAATGGAAGATCAGGGAGCGGCACCCGTTTTTGACATGGGCGGGGAGAGGTTTGAATTCGACGTGGTGGAGGCCGCACTGGTCTTCAACCGTAATGCCGATGGCAAGATCCTGGGGCTGACGCTGCTGCAAAACGGCCTCGTTTTGCCTGCGGTGAAGGAAGTTAAGAAGAAGTGA
- a CDS encoding heme-dependent oxidative N-demethylase subunit alpha family protein codes for MLAFSMSPDWQRLFPATDHRFQMGLRLGDARSFWSTQDATGKVYSERQSWLDLDSAHYRAEIPDGAPALAEARTWIRQWTATCEPDWIVLSDGLRDEPRVLGGEVVFPSSWSLPEKVGLPLSAVHGPVPGLEASLGKAIQTFLSRIQPEAAWERDNWGLSADAELNHHPSRNLPGLDASARLHTTWLRLERQFLTRLPLSKALLFGIRVSHHRLDELAADPEVAAGLTRALETMEKNIAHYKGLQHAREPLLRELRSHLD; via the coding sequence ATGCTAGCTTTTTCCATGTCCCCAGACTGGCAGCGCCTTTTCCCCGCCACGGACCATCGTTTTCAGATGGGCCTGCGTCTGGGCGATGCGCGCTCGTTTTGGAGCACGCAGGATGCGACTGGAAAAGTGTACTCCGAGCGCCAGTCCTGGCTGGATTTGGACTCCGCTCACTACCGGGCCGAAATCCCCGATGGCGCGCCTGCCCTGGCGGAAGCCCGCACCTGGATCCGCCAGTGGACCGCCACCTGCGAGCCGGACTGGATCGTCCTTTCAGACGGCCTCCGTGATGAGCCGCGCGTGCTCGGCGGGGAGGTCGTGTTTCCCTCCTCCTGGTCCCTGCCTGAAAAAGTCGGGCTGCCGCTTTCCGCCGTCCATGGCCCCGTGCCCGGCCTGGAAGCCAGCCTGGGCAAAGCCATCCAAACTTTCCTTTCCCGCATCCAGCCCGAGGCCGCCTGGGAGCGGGACAACTGGGGTCTCAGTGCCGATGCCGAGCTGAATCATCACCCGTCCCGAAATCTGCCCGGTCTTGATGCGAGTGCCCGCCTGCACACCACCTGGCTGCGTCTGGAACGCCAGTTCCTGACGCGTCTGCCGTTGAGCAAAGCCCTGCTTTTTGGCATCCGCGTCAGTCATCACCGGCTGGATGAACTGGCCGCTGATCCAGAGGTTGCGGCTGGCCTAACAAGAGCTTTGGAAACAATGGAAAAAAACATCGCCCATTATAAAGGCCTGCAACATGCGCGTGAGCCGCTGCTGCGCGAGCTGCGCTCCCATCTCGATTAA
- a CDS encoding DUF1287 domain-containing protein translates to MRHCLFALLILCTSSCKADPADQAAASRARLPNAESSLAVRLCHAALDRTAATVRYDGAYVRISYPGGDVPADTGVCTDVVIRSYRALGHDLQKLVHEDMKRHFSAYPKNWGLAKPDTNIDHRRVPNLQTFFKRQGASLPATQNPADYLPGDLITCTVAGRLPHIAIVVPAPDGGETPWIVHNIGSGPKLENRLFEFPLTGHYRWLPE, encoded by the coding sequence ATGCGCCATTGCCTTTTTGCCCTTTTGATTCTCTGCACCTCCTCCTGCAAAGCGGACCCGGCGGATCAGGCGGCGGCCTCCCGCGCCCGGCTGCCGAATGCAGAATCCAGCCTGGCAGTGCGCCTTTGCCACGCGGCCCTGGACCGGACCGCCGCCACCGTGCGCTATGACGGGGCCTACGTGCGCATCTCCTACCCTGGCGGCGATGTGCCAGCGGATACAGGAGTATGCACCGATGTGGTGATCCGCAGTTACCGGGCACTGGGCCACGACCTGCAAAAGCTGGTGCATGAGGACATGAAGCGGCATTTTTCCGCCTATCCGAAAAACTGGGGCCTGGCCAAACCGGACACGAATATTGATCATCGGCGCGTGCCCAATTTGCAGACCTTTTTCAAGCGCCAGGGGGCCTCCCTGCCCGCCACACAAAATCCGGCCGACTACCTGCCCGGCGACCTCATCACCTGCACCGTGGCCGGGAGGCTGCCTCACATCGCCATCGTGGTGCCTGCGCCTGATGGCGGGGAGACGCCCTGGATCGTCCACAACATCGGCAGCGGACCCAAGCTGGAAAACCGGCTCTTTGAGTTTCCGCTGACGGGGCATTATCGGTGGTTGCCGGAGTGA